In the genome of Candidatus Reidiella endopervernicosa, one region contains:
- a CDS encoding diguanylate cyclase translates to MIPLVQPTSSGLLQALEDLDKGIVSHTNWLKMLHRALICDDEKADEKDIQPNAHCNCNFGQWYYSGKHPELDEMEIFAEIGRQHQAMHDNAREILLKSDREEPIVFEDYDSFISLAIDFKLEIRKLQQQIIDQVCVVDHLTGAWNRQSMTSRLTQEYERVVRSGNSCSICMLDIDHFKQVNDTHGHAGGDQVLKGIIDRCVKELRAYDSIFRYGGEEFLLCLPDINPAAAHPLIERLRITIEESPFELNNGNSVKVTASFGIAHITPEKTLEDVIVEADHALLYAKSQGRNCICTWNT, encoded by the coding sequence ATGATCCCTCTCGTTCAACCCACCTCATCCGGTCTACTTCAGGCCCTGGAAGATCTCGACAAGGGAATTGTCAGCCACACCAACTGGCTCAAGATGCTACATCGCGCACTGATCTGTGATGATGAGAAGGCCGATGAGAAGGACATCCAGCCCAACGCCCACTGCAACTGCAACTTCGGCCAGTGGTACTACAGCGGTAAACACCCCGAACTTGATGAGATGGAGATCTTTGCCGAGATCGGCCGACAGCACCAGGCCATGCACGACAATGCACGCGAGATCCTCTTGAAAAGTGACCGTGAAGAGCCGATCGTCTTCGAGGACTACGACAGCTTCATCAGCCTTGCGATCGATTTCAAACTCGAGATTCGAAAACTGCAGCAGCAGATCATTGATCAGGTCTGTGTAGTCGACCACCTCACCGGCGCCTGGAATCGTCAGTCGATGACCTCACGCCTGACACAGGAGTATGAGCGGGTGGTGCGTAGCGGTAATAGCTGTTCGATCTGCATGCTCGATATCGATCATTTCAAACAGGTCAACGACACCCACGGCCACGCCGGTGGCGATCAGGTGCTCAAGGGCATTATCGATCGTTGCGTTAAAGAGCTACGCGCCTACGATTCGATCTTCCGCTACGGCGGCGAAGAGTTTCTGCTCTGCCTGCCTGACATCAATCCCGCTGCCGCTCATCCGCTGATTGAGCGACTTCGTATAACCATCGAAGAATCTCCCTTCGAGCTGAATAATGGAAACAGCGTCAAGGTGACCGCCTCATTCGGCATCGCACACATCACCCCTGAGAAAACGCTCGAGGATGTCATCGTTGAGGCCGATCACGCACTGCTCTATGCCAAAAGTCAGGGGCGTAACTGCATCTGCACCTGGAACACCTGA